The following are encoded together in the Salvia hispanica cultivar TCC Black 2014 chromosome 6, UniMelb_Shisp_WGS_1.0, whole genome shotgun sequence genome:
- the LOC125192428 gene encoding translationally-controlled tumor protein homolog, whose product MLVYQDLLTGDELLSDSFPYKEIENGCLWEVEGKWVVTGAVDVDIGANPSAEGGGEDEGVDDQAVKVVDIVDTFRLQEQPPFDKKQFIGYIKKYIKALTPKLDAEKQEEFKKSIEGATKYLVSKIKDLQFFVGESMHDDSSLVFAYYREGATDPTFLYFAHGLKEIKC is encoded by the exons ATGTTGGTCTATCAAGATTTACTCACCG GTGATGAACTCCTCTCTGACTCTTTCCCATACAAGGAAATCGAGAATGGTTGTCTGTGGGAAGTCGAAGGGAAG TGGGTAGTTACTGGAGCAGTTGATGTTGACATTGGGGCAAACCCTTCTGCCGAAGGTGGTGGCGAAGATGAAGGTGTTGATGACCAAGCTGTGAAAGTGGTCGACATTGTTGACACATTCAGACTGCAG GAGCAACCTCCGTTTGACAAGAAGCAATTCATTGGGTACATCAAGAAGTACATCAAAGCGTTGACCCCTAAGCTCGATGCAGAGAAGCAAGAAGAGTTCAAAAAGTCCATTGAGGGTGCAACCAAGTATCTTGTCTCTAAAATCAAAGATCTTCAATT TTTTGTCGGAGAGAGCATGCACGATGATAGCTCCTTGGTGTTTGCTTACTACAGGGAAGGTGCTACCGATCCAACATTTTTGTACTTTGCCCATGGTTTGAAGGAAATCAAGTGTTGA
- the LOC125194573 gene encoding E3 ubiquitin-protein ligase RFI2-like produces MSSRLCSICLNTVVDDNSRGKAELICGHLFHLDCIGSEFNYRNEMKCPNCRVVENGEWLIPDEEMEEEDDDYLVHVRRLELHIYTHGLGARGGNQASRGEIGVEERRRLGMMAPMVHYNHNNALHPPNYGANIWANPWISDPLSADTLLRDYGSSSTQPIRLDPSISRANGGEVMAQYRRTGLHYNPPIPTTMNIESRYQRREEITSASTNRTGYNSLPSNGSYNGPSLELTLSTNPSEDRSQEEQHGRHEGHSGPGTNLGFRYP; encoded by the exons atgagTTCGCGGTTATGCAGCATATGTTTAAACACAGTCGTGGATGATAACAGTAGAGGAAAGGCTGAGCTGATCTGCGGCCATCTCTTTCACTTAg ATTGTATCGGTTCGGAATTCAACTacagaaatgaaatgaaatgccCAAACTGTAGGGTGGTGGAAAATGGTGAATGGCTAATTCCAGATgaggaaatggaggaagaAGACGATGACTATTTAGTGCACGTG cGACGTCTTGAACTCCACATATACACACATGGACTTGGTGCAAGGGGTGGTAATCAGGCTTCCAG gGGAGAAATTGGTGTTGAAGAACGTAGAAGATTAGGGATGATGGCCCCAATGGTGCACTACAACCACAACAACGCATTGCATCCTCCAAATTATGGAGCCAACATTTGGGCTAATCCTTGGATCAGCGATCCTTTAAGTGCTGACACATTGTTGAGGGATTATGGTTCAAGCTCCACTCAACCAATAAGGCTCGACCCATCAATCTCGAG GGCAAATGGTGGAGAAGTGATGGCACAATATCGTCGCACGGGACTCCATTACAATCCACCTATTCCAACAACGATGAATATTGAGTCAAGGTACCAGAGACGTGAAGAAATTACATCTGCGAGCACAAACAGGACGGGATACAATTCACTCCCATCTAACGGGTCATATAACGGCCCGTCTTTAGAGCTTACACTGTCGACAAACCCGAGTGAAGACCGGTCCCAAGAGGAGCAACATGGAAGGCATGAGGGTCACTCGGGTCCTGGAACAAATTTAGGTTTCAGGTACCCCTAG
- the LOC125195822 gene encoding chaperone protein dnaJ 49 isoform X1: protein MQWECGFFCWGQLKFVMDSNKDEALRCVNIAKEAIAAGNKQRAVKFIAIARRLNQSLSVDDLLAACEDLDSSSSAGPSSNVKKVSTNDKGAATSDGISNGEMNYTEEHAALVRKIKTKKDYYSILGVEKSCSVEEIRKAYRKLSLKVHPDKNKAPGSEEAFKKVSKAFKCLSEDESRRQYDQTGLVDEFEHNQQYQARRRRRRTGNDFFDDEIDPDEIFRAFFGQRDAFRNAHVYRTRARTAAAHQREDLGNTGPNLMLLLQLLPFLIIVLLAYLPFSEPDYSLQKNYSYQFKKMTEKHGVEFFVKSTEFDKTYPAGTPGRHEIENNVIKDYKHMLGRYCHMEMQRRHWNRHFPTPHCDRLQNFAA from the exons ATGCAGTGGGAGTGTGG GTTTTTTTGTTGGGGGCAACTGAAATTCGTGATGGATAGCAACAAAGACGAGGCGTTGAGATGTGTAAACATTGCGAAAGAGGCAATTGCAGCTGGTAATAAGCAAAGAGCCGTGAAATTTATTGCAATTGCTCGCCGCCTTAACCAGAGTTTATCCGTGGATGACCTCTTGGCCGCCTGTGAGGATCTCGATTCATCTTCTTCTGCTGGTCCATCTAGTAATGTGAAGAAGGTTTCCACGAACGATAAGGGTGCTGCTACTTCTGATGGGATTTCGAACGGGGAGATGAATTACACGGAGGAGCACGCCGCATTGGTGAGGAAGATCAAGACGAAGAAGGATTACTACTCGATTCTCGGGGTGGAGAAGAGTTGTTCGGTAGAGGAGATTAGGAAGGCGTATAGGAAGCTGTCTTTGAAAGTTCATCCTGATAAGAACAAGGCACCGGGTTCTGAGGAGGCTTTCAAGAAAGTTAGCAAGGCGTTTAAGTGCTTGAGTGAGGATGAGTCGAGGAGGCAGTATGATCAGACGGGTTTGGTGGATGAGTTTGAGCATAATCAGCAGTATCAGGCTAGGAGGAGGCGGAGGAGAACAGGAAACGACTTCTTTGACGATGAAATTGATCCTGATGAGATATTCAGAGCGTTTTTTGGTCAACGTGACGCCTTCAGGAATGCTCACGTGTACAGGACTAGAGCGCGTACTGCTGCTGCACATCAGAGGGAAGATTTGGGTAACACGGGCCCTAATCTTATGCTTCTTCTCCAGTTGCTGCCGTTTTTGATAATCGTTCTGCTTGCTTACCTTCCATTCTCGGAGCCTGACTACTCGTTGCAGAAGAACTATTCTTACCAGTTTAAAAAGATGACAGAGAAACATGGAGTAGAGTTCTTTGTCAAGTCAACTGAATTCGATAAGACCTATCCAGCTGGAACCCCTGGTCGGCATGAAATTGAGAATAACGTGATTAAGGATTACAAGCATATGCTTGGACGTTACTGTCACATGGAAATGCAGAGGCGTCACTGGAATAGGCACTTCCCGACTCCTCATTGCGATAGGCTTCAAAATTTTGCCGCATGA
- the LOC125195822 gene encoding chaperone protein dnaJ 49 isoform X2 translates to MDSNKDEALRCVNIAKEAIAAGNKQRAVKFIAIARRLNQSLSVDDLLAACEDLDSSSSAGPSSNVKKVSTNDKGAATSDGISNGEMNYTEEHAALVRKIKTKKDYYSILGVEKSCSVEEIRKAYRKLSLKVHPDKNKAPGSEEAFKKVSKAFKCLSEDESRRQYDQTGLVDEFEHNQQYQARRRRRRTGNDFFDDEIDPDEIFRAFFGQRDAFRNAHVYRTRARTAAAHQREDLGNTGPNLMLLLQLLPFLIIVLLAYLPFSEPDYSLQKNYSYQFKKMTEKHGVEFFVKSTEFDKTYPAGTPGRHEIENNVIKDYKHMLGRYCHMEMQRRHWNRHFPTPHCDRLQNFAA, encoded by the coding sequence ATGGATAGCAACAAAGACGAGGCGTTGAGATGTGTAAACATTGCGAAAGAGGCAATTGCAGCTGGTAATAAGCAAAGAGCCGTGAAATTTATTGCAATTGCTCGCCGCCTTAACCAGAGTTTATCCGTGGATGACCTCTTGGCCGCCTGTGAGGATCTCGATTCATCTTCTTCTGCTGGTCCATCTAGTAATGTGAAGAAGGTTTCCACGAACGATAAGGGTGCTGCTACTTCTGATGGGATTTCGAACGGGGAGATGAATTACACGGAGGAGCACGCCGCATTGGTGAGGAAGATCAAGACGAAGAAGGATTACTACTCGATTCTCGGGGTGGAGAAGAGTTGTTCGGTAGAGGAGATTAGGAAGGCGTATAGGAAGCTGTCTTTGAAAGTTCATCCTGATAAGAACAAGGCACCGGGTTCTGAGGAGGCTTTCAAGAAAGTTAGCAAGGCGTTTAAGTGCTTGAGTGAGGATGAGTCGAGGAGGCAGTATGATCAGACGGGTTTGGTGGATGAGTTTGAGCATAATCAGCAGTATCAGGCTAGGAGGAGGCGGAGGAGAACAGGAAACGACTTCTTTGACGATGAAATTGATCCTGATGAGATATTCAGAGCGTTTTTTGGTCAACGTGACGCCTTCAGGAATGCTCACGTGTACAGGACTAGAGCGCGTACTGCTGCTGCACATCAGAGGGAAGATTTGGGTAACACGGGCCCTAATCTTATGCTTCTTCTCCAGTTGCTGCCGTTTTTGATAATCGTTCTGCTTGCTTACCTTCCATTCTCGGAGCCTGACTACTCGTTGCAGAAGAACTATTCTTACCAGTTTAAAAAGATGACAGAGAAACATGGAGTAGAGTTCTTTGTCAAGTCAACTGAATTCGATAAGACCTATCCAGCTGGAACCCCTGGTCGGCATGAAATTGAGAATAACGTGATTAAGGATTACAAGCATATGCTTGGACGTTACTGTCACATGGAAATGCAGAGGCGTCACTGGAATAGGCACTTCCCGACTCCTCATTGCGATAGGCTTCAAAATTTTGCCGCATGA
- the LOC125196633 gene encoding uncharacterized protein LOC125196633: MIEEQRAGAPHAAILAVVVLLVMVVPTLVGDQGEALTEFIAELVSPVGMLLIPIVLLLTIQFLSSDTGSFVFSTGEPNSIHRASGSPVGVAFVLILVLFLLYNRLSIFGGGHDAAD, encoded by the coding sequence ATGATAGAAGAACAGCGCGCCGGAGCTCCGCACGCGGCCATCCTGGCGGTGGTGGTGTTGCTGGTAATGGTGGTGCCGACATTGGTGGGCGACCAAGGCGAGGCGCTAACGGAGTTCATCGCGGAGCTGGTGAGCCCCGTGGGGATGCTCCTTATCCCCATCGTTCTCCTCCTCACCATCCAATTCCTCTCCTCCGACACCGGATCCTTCGTCTTCTCCACCGGCGAGCCCAACTCCATCCACCGCGCCAGTGGATCGCCCGTCGGCGTCGCCTTCGTTCTCATCCTCGTCCTCTTCCTGCTCTACAACAGACTCTCCATCTTTGGCGGCGGCCACGATGCCGCTGACTGA